A single region of the Thermotoga profunda AZM34c06 genome encodes:
- a CDS encoding phosphoketolase family protein: protein MVEKLVDFWKACCYISAGMIYLKDNPLLKEPLKPEHIKNRLLGHWGASPALSFVYTHANRVIKKYNLNAIFIAGPGHGAPGVIAPVYLEGTLSEYYPEFTQDEEGMRKLFKCFSFPGGFGSHCTPELPGSIQEGGELGYSLSHAYGAIFDNPKLVAITVIGDGEAETGPLAASWHSNKFLNPARDGAVLPILSLNGYKINNPTILSRIEESELLNLFKGYGYDPIIVDGTDDYLESHQKMIEAMDKSIERIIDIWSEAKEKIERPILPMIILRSPKGWTAPKTIKTHYIEGYWRSHQVPLADVKENLDSLKILERWLMSYEPDKLFDQSGGLRKDLLELIPPDNLKMSKNPNANGGLVRIPLKLPQFKEFSVDPEQQKYYENTRPLGDYLKKIMDLNHNNFRVFGPDETKSNKLDATFVHGKTWNAKIFPVDSDEGYLSTFGRVMEILSEHTIEGWLEGYLLTGRHGFLNTYEGFAPIISSMVNQFGKWVDISSDIPWRMPISSLNLLLTSVVWRQDHNGFTHQDPGFITSIVDKWPNVVRVYFPPDANTLLATVWHCLQTTNRINIIVADKQKHPQYLNIDEATKNVAKGIGIWDFASNHPQEEPDVIVASCGDIPTKEAVSAIKILKEFFPELRIRFVNVINLFTLTPNAEHPDGLTDREFDSYFTTDKPVIFNFHGYPWLIHRLTYRRKNHDNIHVRGYRENRKYGIDSTALSPFLKGRGGITTPMQLAILNQIDRFSIAIDVIDRVEHISQKAGYARDLIRNAQIEALQYAYEHGIDKPDF from the coding sequence ATGGTTGAAAAATTAGTTGATTTTTGGAAAGCCTGTTGTTATATTTCAGCTGGTATGATTTACCTCAAAGACAATCCACTTTTGAAGGAACCTCTTAAACCCGAACATATAAAAAACAGATTACTCGGTCATTGGGGCGCTTCACCCGCTTTGAGCTTTGTATATACTCATGCCAATAGAGTGATAAAAAAGTACAATCTGAATGCCATTTTCATTGCCGGACCAGGTCACGGAGCACCTGGCGTGATAGCACCTGTATATCTTGAAGGAACATTGAGCGAATACTATCCAGAGTTCACACAAGATGAAGAAGGTATGAGAAAACTTTTCAAATGCTTTTCTTTTCCAGGTGGTTTTGGCAGTCACTGCACACCTGAATTGCCTGGTTCGATACAGGAAGGTGGTGAGCTTGGTTATTCACTCTCTCATGCCTACGGTGCGATTTTTGATAATCCGAAGCTTGTAGCTATAACAGTTATTGGTGATGGTGAAGCGGAAACAGGACCTCTTGCGGCGTCGTGGCATTCCAACAAATTTCTCAATCCAGCCAGAGACGGTGCCGTCTTACCGATATTGTCTTTGAACGGTTATAAAATAAACAACCCAACGATTCTCTCCCGAATAGAAGAGAGTGAATTGCTTAATTTATTCAAAGGTTATGGTTATGATCCTATCATTGTTGATGGGACCGATGATTATCTTGAATCACATCAAAAAATGATTGAAGCAATGGATAAAAGCATTGAAAGAATAATCGACATCTGGTCTGAGGCTAAAGAAAAAATTGAAAGGCCAATTTTACCTATGATAATCTTGAGGTCTCCAAAGGGTTGGACCGCTCCGAAGACTATAAAAACTCACTACATTGAAGGGTACTGGAGATCGCACCAGGTACCACTTGCTGATGTCAAAGAAAATTTGGATTCTCTGAAAATCTTAGAGCGCTGGCTAATGAGTTATGAACCTGATAAACTCTTTGATCAATCTGGAGGATTGAGAAAAGACTTACTTGAACTCATTCCACCAGACAATTTAAAGATGAGTAAAAATCCGAATGCAAACGGTGGACTTGTCAGAATTCCGCTGAAATTACCACAGTTTAAAGAATTTTCCGTTGATCCTGAGCAACAAAAATACTATGAGAATACCCGCCCATTAGGGGATTATCTTAAAAAAATTATGGATCTCAACCACAATAATTTTAGAGTCTTTGGACCAGATGAAACAAAATCTAACAAACTCGATGCGACGTTTGTTCATGGCAAGACTTGGAATGCGAAAATTTTCCCCGTAGATAGTGATGAAGGCTATCTTTCGACCTTTGGAAGGGTTATGGAAATTCTCTCTGAACATACGATTGAGGGTTGGCTCGAAGGATATTTACTCACAGGTAGACATGGTTTTCTTAACACTTATGAAGGGTTTGCACCTATCATTTCCTCGATGGTCAATCAATTTGGAAAGTGGGTTGATATATCTTCAGACATTCCCTGGAGAATGCCCATTTCTTCTTTGAATTTGTTACTGACTTCTGTCGTATGGCGGCAAGATCACAACGGTTTTACACACCAGGATCCAGGTTTCATAACCTCAATAGTTGATAAATGGCCTAATGTAGTTAGAGTTTATTTTCCACCGGACGCAAATACACTTTTGGCAACAGTATGGCATTGCTTACAAACGACGAACAGAATAAACATCATAGTAGCCGACAAGCAAAAACATCCACAATATTTGAATATTGATGAAGCAACTAAAAATGTGGCAAAAGGTATTGGAATATGGGATTTTGCATCAAACCATCCTCAAGAAGAGCCAGATGTGATTGTGGCAAGTTGTGGTGATATTCCGACCAAGGAGGCTGTTTCGGCAATAAAGATTTTGAAAGAGTTTTTCCCAGAACTTAGAATAAGATTTGTGAATGTGATAAACCTCTTCACCCTAACACCAAATGCCGAACATCCCGACGGATTAACCGACAGAGAGTTTGATTCTTATTTCACCACCGACAAACCTGTTATATTTAATTTTCATGGCTATCCTTGGCTCATACACAGACTTACTTACAGAAGAAAAAACCATGACAATATCCATGTTCGAGGCTATCGTGAAAACAGAAAATATGGAATAGATTCCACCGCGCTTTCGCCGTTTTTGAAAGGTAGGGGAGGCATAACTACACCAATGCAATTGGCAATTTTGAATCAAATTGACAGATTCAGCATAGCGATAGATGTAATAGATAGAGTTGAACACATAAGTCAAAAAGCTGGTTATGCAAGAGATTTGATAAGAAATGCTCAAATTGAAGCCCTCCAATATGCTTATGAACATGGCATAGACAAACCTGATTTTTGA
- the cas3 gene encoding CRISPR-associated helicase Cas3' encodes MDRLKSHPDRFLVDHLLGTAQRACEKAKKINWEPFGISNEQALKLVELCALCHDFAKASKDFQDYMADPKSGKRTSHAPLSSLISFSALQNNGFDLKLSCFGYFVVRNHHENLKNFELIEENIYQLEKQFQTIPESFLNWIKAKTNTHIPDIKTIDENIKRQISKLTFNTEFNLKDYILLHTLTSILVSSDHEDAALKDLKIDIIPSLTIELVEQYKKSIPRDNQLYELRNQFHEEVDRSLQTIKSRILSMTAPTGIGKTLANIKVALSKATENSTIVYALPFINIIDQTIETLHRILEKTEYDATTILPYHHLADYEYKNKDYEQHSVQRILVENWYAQVIVTTFVSLFESLLTNRKVPFFYKLLNSVIILDEVQSIPHKYWEPIAQILNELTQFGTTIILSTATQPMILNNTENIVKRNYSEKINRTKVYFHGEVEYAEFLNVVEQIAKETLMHKKTLLVVLNTIRESKELFKYLYEKIPDDNLFYLSSNVIPKQRMERIRKLKQIKGQPVICISTQVIEAGVDISFDKVIRDEGPLDSIIQVSGRCNRAFESHLGEVHIYRIFEQKENIKRSFSSYIYDSFLLNITREVTREKQSCEEKEFPHLIREYFEKIKKRGNTDQDNLLELISPLQFEEIGSRFHLIDRKYQVAAIFVEYDDYAVSLREKLNQVMKNQSIEKFEKLAQIKKLLRQMAMYMIDVPILKEDLTGALMVENGFLIITKDNLKYWYNDQTGFERSEATMIF; translated from the coding sequence TTGGATCGATTGAAATCCCATCCAGATAGGTTTTTGGTTGATCATCTCTTGGGCACGGCACAGAGAGCATGTGAGAAAGCCAAAAAAATAAACTGGGAACCTTTTGGAATAAGCAATGAACAGGCTTTGAAACTCGTCGAACTTTGTGCATTATGCCACGATTTTGCAAAAGCAAGCAAAGATTTTCAAGATTACATGGCTGACCCGAAGAGTGGCAAACGCACCTCACATGCTCCTCTTTCTTCTTTGATTAGTTTTAGTGCTTTACAGAACAACGGATTTGACCTCAAACTTTCTTGTTTTGGCTATTTCGTTGTCAGGAACCACCATGAAAATCTCAAAAATTTTGAACTAATTGAAGAAAATATCTATCAACTTGAAAAACAATTTCAAACCATACCAGAATCTTTCTTGAACTGGATTAAAGCAAAAACAAATACACACATACCAGACATAAAAACCATAGATGAAAACATCAAAAGACAAATTTCAAAATTAACTTTCAATACAGAATTCAATCTAAAAGACTATATCCTGTTGCATACTCTCACATCTATTTTAGTGAGTTCTGATCATGAAGATGCCGCTCTAAAAGATCTCAAGATTGATATAATTCCAAGTCTCACGATCGAACTCGTTGAGCAATATAAAAAATCGATTCCGCGTGATAACCAACTTTACGAATTAAGAAATCAATTTCACGAAGAAGTCGATCGTTCATTGCAGACAATTAAAAGCAGAATTTTGTCTATGACTGCACCAACAGGCATTGGTAAAACTTTGGCAAACATAAAAGTCGCTTTATCAAAAGCCACAGAAAATTCCACTATAGTTTATGCATTACCATTCATAAATATAATAGATCAAACCATCGAAACTCTGCATAGGATTTTAGAAAAAACCGAATATGATGCGACAACCATACTACCATACCATCATCTTGCAGATTATGAATATAAAAACAAAGATTATGAACAGCACTCGGTACAACGCATTTTAGTAGAAAATTGGTACGCACAAGTCATAGTAACAACATTTGTTTCTCTGTTTGAGTCACTTTTGACAAACAGGAAGGTCCCTTTTTTCTATAAACTACTGAATTCCGTGATTATTCTGGACGAAGTACAATCAATACCTCACAAATATTGGGAACCAATAGCACAGATCTTGAATGAATTAACGCAATTTGGCACCACAATAATTTTATCTACAGCGACTCAACCAATGATTTTGAACAATACAGAAAATATAGTGAAAAGAAACTATAGTGAAAAAATCAATCGAACCAAAGTATATTTTCATGGAGAGGTTGAGTACGCAGAATTTCTAAATGTTGTTGAACAAATTGCAAAAGAAACCCTCATGCACAAAAAGACATTGTTGGTTGTTTTAAACACAATACGTGAATCGAAAGAATTATTCAAATATTTGTACGAAAAAATTCCTGATGATAACCTGTTTTATCTATCCTCTAATGTAATTCCCAAGCAAAGAATGGAGAGGATAAGAAAACTCAAACAAATCAAAGGACAGCCAGTTATATGTATAAGTACTCAGGTAATCGAGGCAGGCGTTGACATATCGTTTGATAAGGTTATAAGAGACGAAGGACCATTGGACAGTATAATACAGGTTAGCGGAAGATGTAATAGAGCATTTGAGAGCCATCTGGGCGAAGTGCATATTTATAGAATTTTCGAACAAAAAGAGAATATTAAGAGGAGTTTTTCATCATATATTTATGATTCGTTTTTGTTGAACATCACAAGGGAAGTAACACGTGAAAAACAGTCATGCGAAGAAAAAGAATTTCCACACCTTATTAGGGAATATTTTGAAAAAATTAAGAAGAGAGGAAATACTGACCAAGATAATCTCCTTGAGTTAATATCGCCTCTTCAATTTGAAGAGATAGGTAGTAGGTTTCACCTAATAGACAGAAAATATCAAGTAGCAGCAATTTTTGTCGAATACGATGATTACGCAGTCAGTTTAAGAGAAAAATTAAACCAAGTCATGAAAAATCAATCTATTGAAAAATTCGAAAAATTAGCCCAAATCAAAAAACTACTTCGACAAATGGCTATGTATATGATTGACGTGCCCATATTGAAGGAAGACCTAACAGGAGCCTTGATGGTAGAAAATGGTTTCTTAATTATAACAAAAGACAATTTAAAATACTGGTATAACGATCAGACAGGCTTTGAAAGAAGTGAAGCAACAATGATTTTTTGA
- the cas5b gene encoding type I-B CRISPR-associated protein Cas5b, whose product MKVLVFDVFGKYAIFRRSYTTTSSTSYCFPPRTAICGLLGAILGIENETTNSSKHLRTFDQAHIAVRSLKPVRKVNLSTNYIDTRSGHNQRTQILLELIKSPAYRVYISEFEKFEQLKYHLENKISIFTPYLGQAQMIADFSYIGCFQITQAEPPLELHTVMKITGGTIIEPQRDQILIKEQMVLNMDDERRPTEVASYWIEKNAKPLKILRYSKPIYSINELGENICWID is encoded by the coding sequence ATGAAAGTACTGGTTTTTGATGTATTCGGAAAATATGCCATATTCAGAAGAAGCTACACGACAACCAGTTCAACATCGTATTGCTTTCCTCCAAGAACTGCTATCTGTGGTTTATTAGGAGCTATCTTAGGTATAGAAAATGAAACAACCAACAGCAGCAAGCACTTGAGAACCTTTGATCAAGCACACATTGCGGTGAGATCACTTAAGCCTGTCAGAAAAGTTAATCTAAGTACAAACTACATCGACACCAGATCAGGTCATAACCAAAGAACGCAAATATTGTTGGAATTGATAAAATCTCCAGCATATAGGGTGTATATTTCAGAGTTTGAGAAATTTGAACAACTAAAATACCATCTTGAGAACAAAATCAGTATCTTCACACCATATCTTGGACAAGCTCAAATGATCGCAGATTTCAGTTATATTGGATGCTTTCAAATCACACAAGCAGAACCACCTCTTGAGCTACATACAGTGATGAAAATCACAGGCGGAACCATTATAGAACCACAAAGGGACCAAATACTGATAAAAGAACAGATGGTTTTAAACATGGATGATGAAAGGCGGCCAACAGAGGTTGCTTCATACTGGATTGAAAAAAACGCAAAACCATTAAAAATATTGCGATATTCAAAACCTATCTATTCAATAAATGAATTAGGTGAAAATATATGTTGGATCGATTGA
- the cas7b gene encoding type I-B CRISPR-associated protein Cas7/Csh2 gives MNNRSEILFLYDVKWANPNGDPLDENKPRIDEETEKCIVSDVRLKRTIRDEWQSWGEEIWVSGESVDPNQRRKELGIEKKEDALKCLDVRLFGAVIPIPKQGDTSYTGPVQFRPGTSLHTVKVVFQQGTAAFTSQEGAQQRSFREEYLLPYALICFYGVANENSAKITKATEEDLQKLLKAMWYGTKNLITRSKIEHNPRLLIRIVYKEKTNYHIGELDSYIKLQTNLDEKAIRDISEVALEMGALLEKLELNKEKIEKIEYKQDSKLKLFKKDQETDLSEEFKKMNIQAVILP, from the coding sequence ATGAATAACAGGTCTGAAATTCTCTTTCTGTACGATGTAAAATGGGCAAATCCCAACGGAGATCCTTTGGACGAAAACAAACCAAGAATTGATGAAGAAACAGAAAAATGTATCGTCAGTGATGTGAGATTAAAAAGAACAATTAGGGATGAGTGGCAATCTTGGGGAGAAGAAATATGGGTATCTGGTGAATCAGTCGATCCAAACCAACGTCGTAAAGAACTCGGTATCGAAAAAAAAGAAGACGCCTTAAAATGCCTCGATGTTCGATTGTTTGGAGCTGTGATTCCAATTCCAAAACAAGGTGACACCTCTTACACTGGACCAGTACAATTCAGACCCGGCACATCACTGCATACAGTCAAGGTAGTCTTCCAACAAGGCACGGCAGCATTCACAAGCCAAGAGGGCGCGCAACAGAGAAGTTTTAGAGAAGAATACCTCCTACCCTATGCTTTGATATGCTTCTATGGTGTTGCAAATGAAAACAGCGCAAAAATCACGAAAGCAACTGAAGAAGATCTTCAAAAACTTCTCAAAGCCATGTGGTACGGTACAAAAAATCTAATCACTCGTTCCAAGATAGAGCACAATCCAAGGTTACTTATCAGAATTGTTTACAAAGAGAAGACCAACTATCACATAGGCGAACTTGATTCATACATAAAACTTCAAACCAACCTCGATGAAAAAGCAATCAGGGACATATCGGAAGTAGCACTTGAAATGGGAGCACTTTTAGAAAAACTTGAACTTAACAAAGAAAAAATAGAAAAAATCGAGTACAAGCAAGATTCCAAATTAAAGCTTTTCAAAAAAGATCAAGAAACAGATCTCTCAGAAGAGTTCAAAAAAATGAATATTCAGGCAGTGATTCTACCATGA
- a CDS encoding TIGR02556 family CRISPR-associated protein — protein sequence MLTKIIKIGHLMRPPDLYRNFVQQVNTENGLALFINLAPMEYRGIRIIETPNENHLLLYCDQRGQVSGKSPTVNLTLKNKKSAEKLKEDIQKALQKMRNFFEGEVENIGALIEENSEKIIQEIENILQNMNEKSTYLTIIIIQDNQELRPAEYEPFKQLFLKKAFSKATETSVNGVCHFCGESKAVSATVNEVFTFATFDKPGFCPSLKKEDAIKVLPICEECKTNLQNGANVLRKDLSFNFLGNKLWVIPSLVVEDENALKNVINKIKQVSNELKDFAKKEKTIEQALCDQDQVHYDFLFMEMNQSQQRIELHLTEISPTRLRQLVEVAQEVKQKMDMEDIPEPTLGLLWYLYEKPTSRSEERKEYLALVRSIFQAEPYNLQRFLWYCMRRIRKAAQEYVSNDRESFGWRKLTYLSFASILYLNQIGVFNLKKGENKVNSDELSAFFDKYPEFFNESWKKAVFLTGILAGKVLSIQYAKRQATPFFKKLKGLKMNMQDIQGLLAEIRNKLQQYGSYGQRIDLLMKSAAAYYLESAKQKSTVDELNFVFTLGLAYSNKEPFKIEEVEENE from the coding sequence ATGTTGACAAAAATCATCAAAATCGGACACTTAATGAGACCACCAGATCTGTATCGAAACTTTGTGCAGCAAGTGAATACTGAAAATGGATTAGCTTTGTTCATTAATTTAGCACCAATGGAATACAGGGGGATTCGAATCATCGAAACACCAAATGAAAACCACTTGCTTTTGTATTGTGACCAAAGAGGACAGGTTTCAGGAAAATCACCCACAGTGAATCTGACTCTCAAAAACAAAAAAAGCGCAGAAAAACTAAAAGAAGACATCCAAAAAGCCCTTCAGAAGATGCGGAATTTTTTTGAAGGAGAAGTTGAAAATATCGGGGCACTCATTGAAGAAAATTCAGAAAAAATCATTCAAGAGATCGAGAACATTCTCCAAAATATGAATGAAAAAAGTACTTACCTGACAATCATAATAATCCAAGACAATCAAGAACTCAGACCCGCCGAATATGAACCATTTAAACAACTCTTTCTGAAAAAAGCATTCAGCAAAGCCACAGAAACAAGCGTAAATGGTGTTTGTCACTTTTGTGGTGAAAGTAAAGCTGTATCGGCAACGGTAAATGAAGTCTTTACTTTTGCAACGTTCGACAAACCAGGTTTTTGTCCAAGCTTAAAAAAAGAGGATGCAATAAAAGTTCTACCGATCTGCGAAGAATGCAAAACCAATCTTCAAAATGGAGCGAATGTTTTGAGGAAAGACCTGTCATTCAACTTTCTTGGAAACAAACTCTGGGTGATACCATCACTGGTAGTGGAAGATGAAAACGCTTTGAAAAATGTAATAAACAAGATCAAACAGGTTTCTAATGAATTAAAAGACTTTGCGAAAAAAGAAAAAACCATTGAACAAGCACTTTGTGATCAAGATCAGGTACACTACGATTTTCTTTTCATGGAAATGAATCAAAGTCAGCAAAGAATAGAATTACATCTAACAGAAATCTCACCAACAAGACTTAGGCAATTAGTGGAAGTTGCTCAGGAAGTTAAACAGAAAATGGACATGGAAGATATTCCTGAACCAACTCTTGGTTTATTGTGGTATTTGTATGAAAAACCAACATCAAGGTCTGAAGAAAGAAAAGAATACCTTGCTTTAGTAAGATCGATCTTCCAGGCTGAACCTTACAATTTACAAAGGTTTCTATGGTACTGCATGAGAAGAATACGAAAAGCCGCACAAGAATATGTTTCCAATGACAGAGAAAGCTTTGGATGGAGAAAACTGACATATCTGAGTTTTGCCAGTATTTTATATTTAAACCAAATAGGAGTTTTCAATCTTAAAAAGGGGGAGAATAAAGTGAACAGTGACGAGCTAAGCGCGTTTTTTGACAAATATCCAGAGTTTTTCAATGAATCCTGGAAAAAGGCCGTCTTTCTCACAGGAATTCTTGCAGGAAAGGTCTTATCAATTCAATATGCAAAGAGACAGGCAACACCATTTTTCAAAAAACTCAAAGGGCTCAAGATGAACATGCAAGACATTCAAGGACTTCTCGCGGAAATTCGAAACAAACTTCAACAGTACGGTAGTTATGGTCAAAGGATTGATCTTTTGATGAAATCCGCTGCGGCATATTATCTTGAATCAGCCAAACAGAAATCGACTGTCGATGAACTGAATTTTGTTTTCACACTTGGATTGGCTTATTCAAACAAAGAACCTTTCAAAATTGAGGAGGTAGAGGAAAATGAATAA
- the cas2 gene encoding CRISPR-associated endonuclease Cas2, with protein MYLILTYDIEQERVAKVLKICRKYLNWVQNSVLEGEITTAKLEKLKLELQKTIEKSKDSVRFYILKDKSLIDLQLLGQEKGLTNIIY; from the coding sequence ATGTATCTCATACTCACTTATGATATCGAACAAGAGCGCGTCGCTAAAGTCCTTAAGATATGCAGAAAATATCTCAACTGGGTGCAAAACTCTGTTCTTGAAGGAGAAATCACCACTGCCAAACTTGAAAAACTAAAATTGGAACTCCAAAAGACGATCGAAAAATCAAAAGATTCAGTCAGATTCTACATTCTCAAAGATAAATCCCTTATAGATCTTCAATTATTAGGACAGGAAAAAGGTTTAACAAACATTATCTATTAA
- the cas1b gene encoding type I-B CRISPR-associated endonuclease Cas1b produces the protein MAEPIYIFSDGILRRKENTIVLETSEGKRHIPVENVAEIKIFSEVDLNKRLLEFLTEKNISVHFFNHFGYYIGSYYPREFLNSGLVILKQAENYLNEKKRLFLAKMFVEGALLNIINNLKNYNENYRFSDKIRIIKEHVDKLTMCYDVEQLMALEGNAREVYYNCFDEIIKSNDFTFNSRTKRPPENELNALISFGNSLLYTTVLSEIYKTHLDPRIGYLHSTNNRRFTLNLDIAEIFKPIIVDRLIFTLINRRQIKTSDFHQISGGISMKENAKKLFVQSFEERLKDTIQHKQLKRQVSYRSLIRMEIYKIEKHILEDQEYEPYIG, from the coding sequence ATGGCGGAACCGATATATATTTTCTCGGATGGGATTTTGAGGCGAAAGGAGAATACCATAGTATTAGAAACAAGCGAGGGAAAAAGACATATTCCAGTTGAAAACGTGGCGGAAATAAAGATTTTTTCGGAAGTAGATTTGAATAAGAGGCTACTTGAATTTCTAACTGAAAAAAACATTAGTGTTCATTTTTTCAATCATTTTGGATATTACATCGGAAGTTACTATCCAAGAGAATTTCTCAACTCAGGGCTTGTGATATTAAAACAGGCAGAAAATTATTTGAATGAAAAGAAAAGGCTCTTTCTTGCGAAAATGTTCGTTGAAGGAGCACTTTTGAATATTATCAACAACCTAAAAAACTACAACGAAAATTATCGATTCTCAGACAAGATTCGTATTATAAAAGAACATGTAGACAAACTCACAATGTGCTACGATGTGGAACAATTAATGGCGCTCGAAGGTAATGCGCGGGAAGTTTACTATAACTGCTTCGATGAAATCATCAAATCAAATGACTTTACTTTTAATTCAAGAACTAAGAGACCTCCAGAAAATGAACTAAATGCACTCATAAGTTTTGGTAATAGTCTCTTGTACACAACGGTTCTTTCGGAGATATACAAAACCCATTTAGATCCCAGGATAGGCTATCTGCATTCTACCAACAATAGAAGATTCACATTGAATTTGGACATTGCGGAGATTTTCAAACCAATTATCGTAGATAGATTGATATTCACATTAATCAACAGAAGGCAAATCAAGACATCAGATTTTCACCAGATATCTGGTGGTATATCAATGAAAGAAAATGCAAAGAAATTATTTGTGCAATCATTCGAAGAGAGGCTTAAAGACACTATCCAGCATAAACAACTCAAAAGGCAGGTATCTTACAGATCTCTAATAAGAATGGAGATTTACAAAATAGAAAAACACATCCTTGAAGATCAAGAGTACGAACCTTATATAGGGTGA
- the cas4 gene encoding CRISPR-associated protein Cas4: MITGSVLLSSTVCDREAWLIAHQIEPDQFNPFIEIGRLIHTESYKNNQIREISLPGMKIDMIYEQGQMVIVGEIKKSSKFLKGARLQLLYYLNEIKKRQVQAVGKILIPKEKKQITVVLDEQSIDELNQAIKNAEKIISLPRPPQRKKSSFCSKCGYEEFCWS, from the coding sequence ATGATTACCGGTAGTGTATTGCTAAGTTCTACTGTATGTGATAGAGAAGCCTGGTTGATAGCTCATCAAATTGAGCCAGACCAATTCAATCCTTTCATAGAAATAGGCCGACTTATACATACTGAGAGTTACAAAAACAATCAGATCAGAGAAATATCTCTACCTGGCATGAAAATCGATATGATTTACGAACAGGGCCAGATGGTTATCGTGGGGGAAATTAAGAAATCATCAAAATTTCTCAAAGGCGCCCGCTTGCAGTTGCTTTATTATCTAAATGAAATAAAAAAAAGACAAGTCCAGGCCGTGGGAAAAATACTCATTCCAAAAGAGAAAAAACAAATAACCGTGGTACTTGATGAACAATCAATAGATGAATTAAACCAAGCTATCAAAAATGCCGAAAAAATCATATCTCTACCCAGACCGCCACAAAGAAAAAAATCAAGCTTTTGTTCCAAATGTGGTTATGAAGAATTTTGCTGGTCATGA
- the cas6 gene encoding CRISPR-associated endoribonuclease Cas6, which produces MRLEIIFKTSMCSIPVNYQYQLCSFVYKRLKHTDSDFETFLHEKGFKGFRMFTFSQLFFNKSALRDNSLLIWPSGGTWYVSSISKDFLMYFFSSLIETPQIEIEGTVFPIEQIDLLSEKEIKQEMDFFMLSPLVVSTPINKNGKLYHKFLFPGDDQFEEILNKNLIKKYEAFYGERLNTAVSIEPDWEYIRHRNKITKLIDIKGIKIKGSVFPFRAKGDTRLIKIGYEVGFGEKNSLGFGMVEISRKVSTEKEKLFRID; this is translated from the coding sequence ATGAGATTAGAGATCATCTTTAAAACTTCGATGTGTTCTATACCTGTAAATTATCAATATCAACTATGTAGCTTTGTTTACAAGAGACTCAAACATACTGACAGCGACTTTGAAACTTTCTTACACGAGAAGGGTTTTAAAGGATTCAGAATGTTTACTTTCTCACAGCTGTTTTTCAACAAATCTGCCTTAAGAGATAATTCACTTTTGATATGGCCTTCCGGAGGAACATGGTACGTATCTTCTATAAGTAAAGATTTTCTGATGTACTTCTTCTCTTCTTTGATTGAAACTCCGCAAATAGAAATCGAAGGAACTGTATTTCCCATCGAGCAAATCGACCTATTGTCTGAAAAAGAGATCAAACAAGAGATGGATTTTTTCATGCTTTCTCCTCTGGTAGTCAGTACACCTATAAACAAAAATGGAAAACTTTATCACAAATTTCTCTTTCCTGGAGACGACCAATTTGAAGAAATATTGAACAAAAACCTGATCAAGAAATATGAAGCTTTTTATGGTGAAAGACTCAACACGGCAGTTTCAATAGAACCTGATTGGGAATACATAAGGCATAGAAATAAAATCACAAAACTCATAGATATAAAAGGAATAAAGATAAAAGGGTCGGTTTTTCCATTTAGAGCAAAAGGAGACACCAGGTTAATAAAGATTGGATACGAAGTTGGTTTTGGAGAAAAAAACAGCCTTGGATTCGGGATGGTTGAAATCTCAAGAAAAGTATCAACAGAAAAAGAGAAACTCTTCAGGATTGATTGA
- a CDS encoding YkvA family protein gives MLGIFSRVSKYITEKRALGMRNFGIFLKQVATKEITLPLWAFLLLLLACMYVLSPLDSIPDFLPIIGFLDDALLAISTLNTIKPFARVKNGTKQQIVE, from the coding sequence GTGCTTGGTATATTTTCAAGAGTGAGTAAGTATATTACAGAGAAACGAGCACTTGGTATGCGAAATTTTGGTATTTTTCTAAAACAAGTTGCAACTAAGGAAATCACATTGCCTTTGTGGGCATTTTTACTTCTACTGTTAGCGTGTATGTATGTGTTATCGCCATTAGATAGCATACCAGATTTCTTACCCATTATCGGCTTCTTGGATGATGCACTGTTGGCTATTTCTACATTGAACACAATCAAGCCGTTTGCACGTGTTAAGAACGGTACAAAACAACAAATTGTGGAATGA